A DNA window from Paraclostridium bifermentans contains the following coding sequences:
- the iorA gene encoding indolepyruvate ferredoxin oxidoreductase subunit alpha produces the protein MKLLMTGNEAIARGVYEAGVKYASAYPGTPSTEILENVATYKDSILAEWAPNEKVALEASIGGSIAGARTLACMKHVGVNVAADPLFTFAYTGVNGGLVLVSADEPGMHSSQNEQDNRNYAKFAKIALFEPSTSQEAKDMLKEAYSVSEEFDTPVLYRVTTRLCHSKGIVNCSEREEVGVADYVKDVQKRVTVPAHSRNLRVKVEERLNKLRAYSNATDLNYIELNSKDIGIIASGVCYNYAKEVFKDNVSYLKLGFTNPLPDVKIKKFASKVKKIYVIEENDRFIEDQVKAMGIDVIGKDIFPYTGEMTPDVIRKVMLGEEKKTIEYNEDLVVGRPPTLCSGCPHRGFFYEIGKRKNVMVSGDIGCYSLGFASPYNALDSIVCMGASLSVGHGAQQVFNMKENNNMRVVGVLGDSTFFHTGINSLIDIAYNQSNAISVILDNRITGMTGHQQNPGTGYTLQGKEVKELDIEKLVLACGINHVRTIDPNNLKEVNDALDWALKLDEPSVIITRWPCVLKKFSKEDKEEFRGAFKQKCNVDKDLCIGCKLCIKSGCPSISFDKETKKACIEKTSCVGCEVCSQICPKQAIYKGDK, from the coding sequence ATGAAACTATTAATGACTGGAAATGAAGCAATAGCTCGTGGAGTTTATGAAGCAGGGGTTAAGTATGCATCTGCATACCCAGGAACTCCAAGTACTGAGATATTGGAAAATGTAGCTACATACAAAGATAGCATATTAGCAGAGTGGGCACCAAATGAAAAAGTAGCACTTGAAGCAAGTATAGGAGGTTCTATAGCAGGGGCTAGAACACTAGCGTGTATGAAACATGTAGGTGTCAATGTAGCAGCAGACCCATTATTTACTTTTGCATATACAGGAGTAAATGGAGGATTGGTGTTAGTTTCAGCTGATGAGCCAGGAATGCATTCATCTCAAAATGAACAAGATAATAGAAATTATGCTAAATTTGCGAAAATAGCTTTGTTTGAACCATCAACTAGTCAAGAAGCTAAAGATATGCTAAAAGAAGCTTATAGTGTAAGTGAAGAATTTGATACTCCAGTTTTATATAGAGTTACAACTAGATTATGTCACTCAAAAGGTATAGTAAATTGCTCAGAAAGAGAAGAAGTAGGGGTAGCAGATTATGTAAAAGATGTACAAAAACGAGTTACTGTTCCAGCTCACTCTAGAAATCTTAGAGTAAAGGTTGAAGAAAGATTAAACAAGTTAAGAGCTTACTCAAATGCAACGGATTTAAACTACATAGAACTTAATAGTAAGGATATAGGCATAATAGCTAGTGGTGTATGCTATAACTATGCAAAAGAAGTGTTTAAAGATAATGTATCATACTTAAAATTAGGATTTACAAATCCATTACCAGATGTAAAAATAAAAAAATTTGCTAGCAAAGTTAAGAAAATATATGTAATAGAAGAAAATGATAGATTTATAGAAGACCAAGTAAAAGCTATGGGAATAGATGTAATAGGAAAAGATATATTCCCATACACAGGAGAAATGACTCCGGATGTAATAAGAAAGGTTATGTTAGGTGAAGAGAAAAAAACTATAGAATATAATGAAGATTTAGTAGTTGGAAGACCTCCAACATTATGTTCAGGATGTCCACATAGAGGATTTTTCTATGAAATAGGAAAAAGAAAAAATGTTATGGTTTCAGGAGATATTGGATGTTATTCACTAGGGTTTGCAAGTCCATACAATGCATTAGATTCAATAGTATGTATGGGAGCAAGTCTAAGTGTAGGCCATGGAGCACAACAAGTGTTTAATATGAAAGAAAATAATAACATGAGAGTAGTTGGAGTTTTAGGAGACTCTACATTCTTCCATACTGGAATAAACTCACTTATAGATATAGCATACAACCAAAGTAATGCAATATCTGTAATTTTAGATAATAGAATAACAGGTATGACAGGTCATCAACAAAATCCTGGAACAGGATATACATTACAAGGAAAAGAAGTAAAAGAATTAGATATTGAAAAATTAGTTTTAGCTTGCGGTATAAATCATGTAAGAACCATAGATCCAAACAACTTAAAAGAAGTAAATGATGCACTAGATTGGGCACTTAAATTAGATGAACCTAGCGTTATAATAACAAGATGGCCATGTGTTCTTAAAAAGTTCTCTAAAGAAGATAAAGAAGAGTTTAGAGGTGCATTTAAACAAAAATGTAATGTAGATAAAGATTTATGTATAGGATGTAAATTATGTATAAAATCTGGATGTCCATCTATATCATTTGATAAAGAAACTAAAAAAGCATGTATTGAAAAAACTAGCTGTGTAGGATGTGAAGTATGTTCACAAATATGTCCAAAACAAGCTA
- a CDS encoding aminotransferase class I/II-fold pyridoxal phosphate-dependent enzyme, with translation MITSMAAKHAIWPKEEDMIFNLSKRAQICEKENGKENVINATIGALMDDKGNLITLKSVYDEYKNLDNKQIAAYAQIAGQSDYIEAVKKACFKEYMPNSNIRVVASPGGSGSIKLAVFNYTEKQETILVPDWYWGPYKIICEEINRNITNYELFNKEGNFNFESFKDQFINLSQKQDRIFSIFNTPAHNPTGYTVSDEEWDKILNLCKQTVKDTNKKITLFVDISYIDFSGKGSNDTRRFFKKFENLPENILVIIGFSMSKGYTAYGMRSGACLCVSSNKDIADEFYYSCSHSARANWSNCNRGAMELLTTIINDEEKLKRYEDEKNSYKSVLKERAKVFVDEARDIGLNILPYRDGFFVSIPCKNPMKVCEKAIESNLYTIPLKMGVRFAVCAVNKEKCKIAPRILKEAIDLVD, from the coding sequence ATGATTACGTCAATGGCGGCTAAACATGCTATTTGGCCAAAAGAAGAAGATATGATATTCAATTTATCTAAAAGGGCACAAATATGTGAAAAAGAAAATGGAAAAGAAAATGTTATAAATGCTACTATAGGAGCACTTATGGATGATAAGGGAAACCTTATAACGTTAAAGTCAGTTTATGATGAATATAAAAACTTAGACAACAAACAAATAGCGGCATACGCTCAAATTGCAGGGCAAAGCGACTATATAGAAGCAGTAAAAAAAGCTTGTTTTAAAGAATATATGCCAAACAGCAATATAAGAGTAGTTGCATCTCCAGGAGGATCTGGATCTATAAAGTTAGCAGTTTTTAATTATACAGAAAAACAAGAAACTATACTTGTACCAGATTGGTATTGGGGACCATATAAAATTATTTGTGAAGAGATAAATAGAAATATTACAAACTATGAATTATTTAATAAAGAAGGCAATTTTAATTTTGAATCATTTAAAGATCAATTTATAAATTTATCACAAAAACAAGATAGAATTTTTTCTATATTTAATACGCCAGCTCATAATCCAACTGGATATACAGTTTCTGATGAAGAGTGGGACAAAATATTAAATTTATGTAAGCAAACTGTAAAAGATACAAATAAAAAAATAACTTTATTTGTAGATATATCATATATAGATTTTTCAGGTAAAGGATCTAATGATACTAGAAGATTTTTCAAAAAGTTTGAAAACCTACCTGAAAATATATTGGTAATTATAGGGTTTAGTATGTCAAAAGGATATACAGCATATGGAATGAGAAGTGGGGCTTGCTTATGTGTATCTAGTAATAAAGATATAGCTGATGAATTTTATTACTCATGTTCACATTCTGCAAGAGCAAATTGGTCAAATTGCAATAGAGGGGCTATGGAGTTATTAACAACAATTATAAATGATGAAGAAAAGCTAAAAAGATATGAAGATGAAAAAAATTCATATAAATCAGTTTTAAAAGAAAGAGCTAAAGTATTTGTAGATGAAGCCAGAGATATAGGGTTAAATATACTTCCATATAGAGATGGATTCTTTGTAAGTATACCTTGTAAAAATCCTATGAAAGTATGTGAAAAAGCAATAGAAAGTAATTTATATACTATACCGTTAAAAATGGGAGTAAGATTTGCTGTATGTGCTGTAAATAAAGAAAAGTGTAAGATTGCACCTAGAATTTTAAAAGAAGCAATTGACTTAGTTGATTAA
- the codY gene encoding GTP-sensing pleiotropic transcriptional regulator CodY — protein sequence MASEMLEKTRKINKTLQTSGGSNVSFNLLAEALGEVLSSNAYVVSTKGKILGVYLNVEKDSSVIEDEKTHKKMFPEAYSKNILKINETKENLTGTEMIELLPYEEDRKEKYLTIVPILCSGQRLGTLILARYDQMFTDDDLVIAEYSATVIGLEILRSIGEELEEEMRKKAVVQMAIGTLSYSELEAVEHIFEELSGREGLLVASKIADRVGITRSVIVNALRKFESAGVIESRSLGMKGTHIKVLNDKLIEELEKLKSN from the coding sequence ATGGCAAGCGAAATGCTAGAAAAAACAAGAAAAATTAATAAAACATTACAAACTAGTGGTGGAAGTAATGTGTCATTTAATTTATTAGCTGAAGCATTAGGTGAAGTTTTAAGTTCGAATGCTTATGTTGTAAGTACTAAAGGTAAAATATTAGGTGTTTACCTTAATGTTGAAAAAGACAGCTCAGTTATAGAAGATGAAAAAACACATAAAAAGATGTTCCCAGAAGCATATTCAAAAAATATATTAAAAATAAACGAAACAAAAGAAAACTTAACTGGGACAGAAATGATAGAACTTCTTCCATACGAAGAAGATAGAAAAGAAAAATATTTAACAATAGTTCCAATATTATGTAGTGGACAAAGATTAGGGACATTAATACTTGCGAGATACGACCAAATGTTTACAGATGACGACTTAGTAATAGCAGAATATAGTGCAACAGTTATAGGTCTTGAAATATTAAGATCTATAGGTGAAGAGCTAGAAGAAGAAATGAGAAAGAAAGCTGTAGTTCAAATGGCTATAGGAACATTATCATATTCTGAATTAGAAGCTGTAGAGCATATATTCGAAGAATTAAGCGGAAGAGAAGGACTACTTGTTGCAAGTAAAATTGCAGATAGAGTTGGAATAACAAGATCTGTAATAGTAAATGCATTAAGAAAGTTTGAAAGTGCAGGGGTTATAGAATCTAGATCTCTAGGAATGAAAGGAACTCATATAAAAGTTCTTAACGACAAATTAATAGAAGAATTAGAAAAGTTAAAGTCTAATTAA